One stretch of Passer domesticus isolate bPasDom1 chromosome 2, bPasDom1.hap1, whole genome shotgun sequence DNA includes these proteins:
- the LOC135291726 gene encoding uncharacterized protein LOC135291726 has product MDRQLSRWEGDSDEELSHWEKVIVRERYEQQVLRVQEIFHRGARRSQKLYLCQEERVSSQELCQWRKDIRSKMWDRALRPLSEEEPQPCRQSPTEAEPTAAAPARAAEKEELPEILTPEEDENINEEILIQGLTDIYKLLEKLEEEYALQQQLSVEEQTQPSSASTTGMEVAAEAAPALPCTSPVPGSPTEAKPAAAAPAAAHEKEELPKPLTPEEVKTAASSVFSEELPLPGTQSSSSVPSDTLTNSQTSLCQDQDNTEEILIQGLTEMYQLMEKLEEEYALQQQMAVEESQPSSPSPVGAAVPAEAAPALPCPSPSPASPTDQIINRETLSQVLQEMQALKQQVAALQLGLAVRESAVAARREERSVPAPQSIPPAPKRPMEQNTNREVLSQVLHELQALKQQQNEVHALQQQLADKMESLETAKKEESSVPAPHSPPSPWPAQLGVHAPREQLEEAAVGSAAQAEVERMDDSDEEMKWWQFLDDLEPFLVREPELTRVSVTGHTMRFSLAEGIPELVPCEAPVEHPAQEPCSQGPVPAPQSPPSPRPAQLRAQAPRQQQQEGPASASVWAVQESEEGSLAGEDKEGVDAIETELSQWENKKDPEQEVSEEELSDWEESTDEDVSQGEECPEQEVSEEELSDWEEHTEEDVSQGEECPEQEVSQEELSDWEERTEEDVSQGEVASHHEDCAWEEYFPEQGLSQGEVSSSRDLSDWEENTGQGLIGGEIISCAEHSSREQYIGQELSQREACVAQDITRGNGSRLSGRSSAEDNSCEELVQENCEDESDHGIGTKASFFSEEEERDDMSILELHPEDQELKWRVFAADGLPVPIPHEAWVEEQEPQLHSPGPLRASLMPVKGQLPVGHGASLPFTKPEAGRESRVPAPHSPWPGQLGAQSCHGQLAPFRKRPSRFRRALRALQGLFLCPCLRPRPEE; this is encoded by the exons ATGGACCGCCAGCTTTCCCGGTGGGAAGGTGACAGTGACGAGGAGCTTTCCCACTGGGAAAAGGTGATAGTAAGAGAGAGGTACGaacagcaagtgctgagagTCCAAGAAATTTTCCATCGGGGAGCCAGGAGGAGCCAAAAGCTGTACCTATGCCAG GAGGAGCGTGTGAGcagtcaggagctgtgccaaTGGAGAAAGGACATCCGCTCCAAGATGTGGGACAGAGCCTTGCGACCCCTGAGTGAggaggagccccagccctgtcgCCAG AGTCCCACAGAGGCTGAGCCgacagctgctgccccagccagggctgctgagaAGGAAGAGCTGCCTGAGATTCTCACACCTGAGGAG GATGAGAACATCAATGAGGAGATCCTGATCCAGGGACTGACGGACATCTACAAACTGttggagaagctggaggaagagtaTGCCCTCCAACAACAGTTGAGTGTAGAAGAAcaaacacagcccagctctgccagcaccacaggcatggaggtggcagcagaggcagcacctgccctgccctgcacctcCCCTGTCCCGGGCAGTCCTACAGAGGccaagccagcagctgctgccccagctgcagctcatgaGAAGGAAGAGCTGCCCAAGCCTCTCACTCCTGAGGAGGTAAAGACAGCAGCTTCTTCTGTCTTCAGTGAGGAACTGCCATTGCCAGGGACACAGAGCTCATCCAGTGTCCCCTCCGACACCCTGACCAATAGCCAGACTTCACTATGCCAGGATCAGGACAACACCGAGGAGATCCTGATCCAGGGACTGACTGAAATGTACCAGCTGatggagaagctggaggaagagtaTGCCCTCCAACAACAGATGGCTGTAGAAGAatcacagcccagctctcccagccctgtgggtgcagcagtgccagcagaggcagcgcctgccctgccctgcccctctccttccccagcgAGTCCCACGGACCAGATCATCAACAGGGAGACCCTGAGccaggtgctgcaggaaatgcagGCACTGAAGCAGCAGGTGGCTGCCCTTCAACTGGGCTTGGCTGTAAGAGAGTCAGCAGTGGCAGCTAGAAGGGAagagagatcagtgcctgccccgcAGAGCATCCCTCCTGCCCCAAAGAGGCCCATGGAGCAGAACACCAACAGGGAGGTCCTGAGCCAGGTGCTGCACGAGCTCCAGgcactgaagcagcagcagaatgaaGTCCATGCCCTTCAACAGCAGTTGGCAGACAAAATGGAATCACTCGAGACAGCCAAAAAGGAAGAgagctcagtgcctgccccgcacagcccccccagcccctggcctgcCCAGCTGGGAGTCCACgcccccagggagcagctggaggaggcagcagtggggtcagcagcacaggcagaggtgGAGAGGATGGATGACTCCGATGAGGAAATGAAATGGTGGCAGTTCTTGGATGATCTGGAGCCTTTCCTGGTGAGAGAGCCAGAGCTGACCCGGGTGTCTGTCACAGGACACACTATGAGATTTTCTTTGGCGGAAGGGATCCCAGAGCTTGTCCCTTGTGAGGCTCCTGTTGAGCACCCGGCACAGGAGCCGTGCAGCCAAGGGCCAGTgcctgccccacagagcccccccagcccccggcCTGCCCAGCTGAGAGCCCAGGCccccagacagcagcagcaggaggggccaGCATCAGCATCAGTGTGGGCAGTGCAAGAGAGCGAGGAGGGGAGCTTGGCTGGGGAGGACAAAGAGGGGGTAGATGCCATCGAGACAGAACTCTCCCAGTGGGAAAACAAGAAAGACCCTGAGCAGGAGGTGTCCGAGGAAGAGCTCTCTGACTGGGAAGAGAGCACAGACGAAGATGTGTCCCAGGGGGAAGAGTGCCCTGAGCAGGAGGTGTCCGAGGAAGAGCTCTCTGACTGGGAAGAGCACACAGAGGAAGATGTGTCCCAGGGGGAAGAGTGCCCTGAGcaggaggtgtcccaggaagaGCTCTCTGACTGGGAAGAGCGCACAGAGGAAGATGTGTCCCAGGGAGAAGTAGCAAGTCACCATGAAGACTGTGCCTGGGAGGAGTACTTCCCTGAGCAAGGACTGTCCCAGGGGGAAGTCAGCAGCTCCCGAGACCTCTCCGACTGGGAAGAAAACACTGGGCAAGGGCTGATTGGAGGAGAGATCATCAGCTGTGCCGAACATTCTTCCAGGGAACAATACATTGGGCAAGAGCTTTCCCAAAGGGAAGCCTGCGTTGCCCAAGACATAACGAGAGGGAATGGCAGCAGACTCTCAGGACGCTCCAGTGCAGAAGATAATAGCTGTGAGGAGCTTGTGCAGGAGAACTGTGAAGATGAGAGTGACCATGGCATCGGGACTAAGGCTTCCTTCTTctcagaggaggaagagagggatGACATGAGCATCCTAGAGCTGCATCCAGAAGACCAAGAACTAAAATGGAGAGTTTTTGCGGCAGACGGGCTCCCAGTACCCATCCCTCATGAGGCCTGGGTTGAGGAGCAGGAaccacagctgcacagcccagggcccctCCGTGCCTCACTCATGCCCGTGAAAGGCCAACTCCCTGTGGGACATGGGGCTTCTCTTCCCTTCACGAAGCCagaggcagggagagagagcCGGGTGcctgccccacacagcccctggcctgGCCAGCTGGGAGCCCAGTCCTGCCACGGGCAGCTGGCTCCCTTTAGGAAACGTCCGTCCCgcttcaggcgggcgctgcgggcgctgcaggggctgttcctctgtccctgcctgaggccacGGCCGGAGGAATGA
- the LOC135291735 gene encoding uncharacterized protein LOC135291735, which produces MDRQLSRWEGDSDEELSHWEKVIVRERYQQQVLRVQEIFHRGARRSQKLYLCQEERVSSQELCQWRRDIDSKMWDRALRPLSEEEPQPCRQSPTEAEPTAAARARAAGKVEPLETLVSAEDENINEEILIQGLTDIYKLLEKLEEEYALQQQLSVEEQTQPSSASTTGMEVAAEAAPALPCTSPVLGSPTEAKPAAAAPAAAHEKEELPKPLTPEEVKAAASSVFSEELPSPGTQSSSSVPSDTLTSSQASLCQDQDNTEEILIQGLTEMYQLMEKLEEEYALQQQMAVEESQPSSPSPVGAAVPAEAAPALPCPSPSPASPTDQIINRETLSQVLQEMQALKQQVAALQQSLAVRQSAVAARREERSVPALQSIPPAPQRPTEQDTNREVLSQVLHELQALKQQQNEVHALQQQLADKMESLETAKKEESSVPAPHSPPSPWPAQLGVHAPREQLEEAAVGSAAQAEVERMDDSDEEMKWWQFLDDLEPFLVREPELTRVSVSGHTMRFSLAEGIPELVPCEAPVEHPAQEPCSQGPVPAPQSPPSPRPAQLRAQAPRQQQQQEGPASASVRAVQESEEGSLAGDDKEWEDAIETELSQWENKEDPEQEVSEEELSDWEESTEEDMSQGEECPEQEVSQEELSDWDESTEEDVSQGEECPEQEVSQEEFSDWEERTEEDVSQGEVASHHEDCAWEEYFPEQGLSQGEVSSSRDLSDWEENTGQGLIGGEIISCAEHSAREEYIGQDLSQREACIGQDITRENGSRLSGRSSAEDHSCEELVQQNCEDESDHGIGTKASFFSEEEERDDMSILELHPEDQELNWRVFAADGLPVPIPREAWVEEQEPQLHSPGPLRASLMPVKGQLPVGHGASLPFTKPEAGRESWVPAPHSPWPGQLGAQSCHGQLAPFRKRPSRFRRALRALRGLFLCPCLRPRPEE; this is translated from the exons ATGGACCGCCAGCTTTCCCGGTGGGAAGGTGACAGTGACGAGGAGCTTTCCCACTGGGAAAAGGTGATAGTGAGAGAGAGGTACcaacagcaagtgctgagagTCCAAGAAATTTTCCATCgaggagccaggaggagccAAAAGCTGTACCTATGCCAG GAGGAGCGTGTGAGcagtcaggagctgtgccaaTGGAGAAGGGACATCGACTCCAAGATGTGGGACAGAGCGTTGCGACCCCTGAGTGAggaggagccccagccctgtcgCCAG AGTCCCACAGAGGCCGAGCCGACAGCTGCTGCCcgagccagagctgctgggaaggtGGAGCCGCTCGAGACTCTCGTTTCTGCGGAG GATGAGAACATCAATGAGGAGATCCTGATCCAGGGACTGACGGACATCTACAAACTGttggagaagctggaggaagagtaTGCCCTCCAACAACAGCTGAGTGTAGAAGAAcaaacacagcccagctctgccagcaccacaggcatggaggtggcagcagaggcagcacctgccctgccctgcacctcCCCTGTCCTGGGCAGTCCTACAGAGGccaagccagcagctgctgccccagctgcagctcatgaGAAGGAAGAGCTGCCCAAGCCTCTCACTCCTGAGGAGGTAAAGGCAGCAGCTTCTTCTGTCTTCAGTGAAGAACTGCCATCGCCAGGGACACAGAGCTCATCCAGTGTGCCCTCCGACACCCTGACCAGCAGCCAGGCTTCACTATGCCAGGATCAGGACAACACCGAGGAGATCCTGATCCAGGGACTGACTGAAATGTACCAGCTGatggagaagctggaggaagagtaTGCCCTCCAACAACAGATGGCTGTAGAAGAatcacagcccagctctcccagccctgtgggtgcagcagtgccagcagaggcagcgcctgccctgccctgcccctctccttccccagcgAGTCCCACGGACCAGATCATCAACAGGGAGACCCTGAGccaggtgctgcaggaaatgcagGCACTGAAGCAGCAGGTGGCTGCCCTTCAACAGAGCTTGGCTGTAAGACAGTCAGCAGTAGCAGCTAGAAGGGAagagagatcagtgcctgccctgcagagcatccctcctgccccacagagGCCCACGGAGCAAGACACCAACAGGGAGGTCCTGAGCCAGGTGCTGCATGAGCTCCAGgcactgaagcagcagcagaatgaaGTCCATGCCCTTCAACAGCAGTTGGCAGACAAAATGGAATCACTCGAGACAGCCAAAAAGGAAGAgagctcagtgcctgccccgcacagcccccccagcccctggcctgcCCAGCTGGGAGTCCACgcccccagggagcagctggaggaggcagcagtggggtcagcagcacaggcagaggtgGAGAGGATGGATGACTCCGATGAGGAAATGAAATGGTGGCAGTTCTTGGATGATCTGGAGCCTTTCCTGGTGAGAGAACCAGAGCTGACCCGGGTGTCTGTCTCAGGACACACTATGAGATTTTCTTTGGCAGAAGGGATCCCAGAGCTTGTCCCTTGTGAGGCTCCTGTTGAGCACCCGGCACAGGAGCCGTGCAGCCAAGGGCCAGTgcctgccccacagagcccccccagcccccggcCTGCCCAGCTGAGAGCCCAGGCccccagacagcagcagcagcaggaggggccaGCATCAGCATCCGTGAGGGCAGTGCAAGAGAGCGAGGAGGGGAGCTTGGCTGGGGACGACAAAGAGTGGGAAGATGCCATCGAGACAGAGCTCTCCCAGTGGGAAAACAAGGAAGACCCTGAGCAGGAGGTGTCCGAGGAAGAGCTCTCTGACTGGGAAGAGAGCACAGAGGAAGATATGTCCCAGGGGGAAGAGTGCCCCGAGcaggaggtgtcccaggaagaGCTCTCTGACTGGGACGAGAGCACAGAGGAAGATGTGTCCCAGGGGGAAGAGTGCCCCGAGcaggaggtgtcccaggaagaGTTTTCTGACTGGGAAGAGCGCACAGAGGAAGATGTGTCCCAGGGAGAAGTAGCAAGTCACCATGAAGACTGTGCCTGGGAGGAGTACTTCCCTGAGCAAGGACTGTCCCAGGGGGAAGTCAGCAGCTCCCGAGACCTCTCCGACTGGGAAGAAAACACTGGGCAAGGGCTGATTGGAGGAGAGATCATCAGCTGTGCCGAACATTCTGCCAGGGAAGAATACATTGGGCAAGACCTCTCCCAAAGGGAAGCCTGCATTGGCCAAGACATAACGAGAGAGAATGGCAGCAGACTCTCAGGACGCTCCAGTGCAGAAGATCATAGCTGTGAGGAGCTTGTGCAGCAGAACTGTGAAGATGAGAGTGACCATGGCATCGGGACTAAGGCTTCCTTCTTctcagaggaggaagagagggatGACATGAGCATCCTAGAGCTGCATCCAGAAGACCAAGAACTAAACTGGAGAGTTTTTGCAGCAGATGggctcccagtgcccatccctcgTGAGGCCTGGGTTGAGGAGCAGGAaccacagctgcacagcccagggcccctCCGTGCCTCACTCATGCCCGTGAAAGGCCAACTCCCTGTGGGACATGGGGCTTCTCTTCCCTTCACGAAGCCagaggcagggagagagagcTGGGTGcctgccccacacagcccctggcctgGCCAGCTGGGAGCCCAGTCCTGCCACGGGCAGCTGGCTCCCTTTAGGAAACGTCCGTCCCgcttcaggcgggcgctgcgggcgctgcgggggctgttcctctgtccctgtctgaGGCCACGGCCAGAGGAGTGA
- the LOC135295145 gene encoding titin-like encodes MDRQLSRWEGDSDEELSHWEKVIVRERYQQQVLRVQEIFHRGARRSQKLYLCQEEHVSSQELCQWRRDIRSKMWDRALRPLSEEEPQPCRQSPTEAEPTAAAQAMSAGKEELPEILTPEEDENINEEILIQGLTDIYKLLEKLEEEYALQQQLSVEEQTQPSSASAIGMEVAAEAAPALPCTSPVPGSPTEAKPAAAAPAAAHEKEELPKPLTPEEVKAAASSVFSEELPLPGTQSSSSVPSDTLTSSLASLCQDQDNTEEILIQGLTEMYQLMEKLEEEYALQQQMAVEESQPSSPSPVGAAVPAEAAPALPCPSPFPQSPTDQIINRETLSQVLQEMQALKQQVAALQQSLAVRESAVAPRREERSVPAPQSIPPAPQRAMEQNTNREVLSQVLHELQALKQQQNEVHALQQQLADKMESLVTAKREESSVPAPHSPPSPWPAQLGVHAPREQLEEAAVGSAAQAEVERMDDSDEEMKWWQFLDDLEPFLVREPELSQVSVTGHTMRFSLAEGIPELVPCGAPVEHPAQEPCSQGPVPAPQSPPSPQPAQLRAQAPRQQQQEGPASASVWAVQESEDGSLAGDNKECKDAIETELSQWEKKEDPEQEVSEEELSDWEESTDEDVSQGEECPEQEVSQEEFSDWDECTEEDVSQGEECPEQEVSQEEFSDWEERTEEDVSRGEVASHHEDGAWEEYFPEQGLSQGEVNSSRDLSDWEEYPGQGLIGGEIISCAEYSAREEYIGQDLSQREACIGQDITRENGSRLSGRSSAEDHSCEELVQENCEDESDHGIGTKASFFPEEEERDDMSILELHPEDQELNWRIFAADGLPVPIPHEAWVEEQEPQLHSPGPLRASLMPVKGQLPVGHGASLPFTKPEAGRESRVPAPHSPWPGQLGAQSCHGQLAPFRKRPSRFRRALRALQGLFLCPCLRPRPEE; translated from the exons ATGGACCGCCAGCTTTCCCGGTGGGAAGGTGACAGTGACGAGGAGCTTTCCCACTGGGAAAAGGTGATAGTGAGAGAGAGGTACcaacagcaagtgctgagagTCCAAGAAATTTTCCATCGGGGAGCCAGGAGGAGCCAAAAGCTGTACCTATGCCAG GAGGAGCATGTGAGcagtcaggagctgtgccaaTGGAGAAGGGACATCCGCTCCAAGATGTGGGACAGAGCGTTGCGACCCCTGAGTGAggaggagccccagccctgtcgCCAG AGTCCCACAGAGGCCGAGCCGACAGCTGCTGCccaagccatgtctgctgggaaggaagagctGCCTGAGATTCTCACTCCTGAGGAG GATGAGAACATCAATGAGGAGATCCTGATCCAGGGACTGACGGACATCTACAAACTGttggagaagctggaggaagagtaTGCCCTCCAACAACAGTTGAGTGTAGAAGAAcaaacacagcccagctctgccagcgcCATAGGCatggaggtggcagcagaggcagcacctgccctgccctgcacctcCCCTGTCCCGGGCAGTCCCACAGAGGccaagccagcagctgctgccccagctgcagctcatgaGAAGGAAGAGCTGCCCAAGCCTCTCACTCCTGAGGAGGTAAAGGCAGCAGCTTCTTCTGTCTTCAGTGAAGAACTGCCATTGCCAGGGACACAGAGCTCATCCAGTGTCCCCTCCGACACCCTGACCAGCAGCCTGGCTTCACTATGCCAGGATCAGGACAACACCGAGGAGATCCTGATCCAGGGACTGACTGAAATGTACCAGCTGatggagaagctggaggaagagtaTGCCCTTCAACAACAGATGGCTGTAGAAGAatcacagcccagctctcccagccccgtgggtgcagcagtgccagcagaggcagcgcctgccctgccctgcccctctcctTTCCCACAGAGTCCCACGGACCAGATCATCAACAGGGAGACCCTGAGccaggtgctgcaggaaatgcagGCACTGAAGCAGCAGGTGGCTGCCCTTCAACAGAGCTTGGCTGTAAGAGAGTCAGCAGTGGCACCTAGAAGGGAagagagatcagtgcctgccccgcagagcatccctcctgccccacagagGGCCATGGAGCAGAACACCAACAGGGAGGTCCTGAGCCAGGTGCTGCACGAGCTCCAGgcactgaagcagcagcagaacgaAGTCCATGCCCTTCAACAGCAGTTGGCAGACAAAATGGAATCACTCGTGACAGCCAAAAGGGAAGAgagctcagtgcctgccccgcacagcccccccagcccctggcctgcCCAGCTGGGAGTCCACgcccccagggagcagctggaggaggcagcagtggggtcagcagcacaggcagaggtgGAGAGGATGGATGATTCAGATGAAGAAATGAAATGGTGGCAGTTCTTGGATGATCTGGAGCCTTTCCTGGtgagagagccagagctgtcccaggtgTCTGTCACAGGACACACTATGAGATTTTCTTTGGCAGAAGGGATCCCGGAGCTTGTCCCTTGTGGGGCTCCTGTTGAGCACCCGGCACAGGAGCCGTGCAGCCAAGGGCCAGTgcctgccccacagagcccccccagcccccagcctgcccagctgAGAGCCCAGGCccccagacagcagcagcaggaggggccaGCATCAGCCTCAGTGTGGGCAGTGCAAGAGAGCGAGGATGGGAGCTTGGCTGGGGACAACAAAGAGTGCAAAGATGCCATCGAGACAGAGCTCTCccagtgggaaaaaaaggaagaccCTGAGCAGGAGGTGTCCGAGGAAGAGCTCTCTGACTGGGAAGAGAGCACAGACGAAGATGTGTCCCAGGGGGAAGAGTGCCCTGAGcaggaggtgtcccaggaagaGTTTTCTGACTGGGACGAGTGCACAGAGGAAGATGTGTCCCAGGGGGAAGAGTGCCCTGAAcaggaggtgtcccaggaagaGTTTTCTGACTGGGAAGAGCGCACAGAGGAGGATGTGTCCCGGGGAGAAGTAGCAAGTCACCATGAAGACGGTGCCTGGGAAGAATACTTCCCTGAGCAAGGACTGTCCCAGGGGGAAGTCAACAGCTCCCGAGACCTCTCCGACTGGGAAGAATACCCTGGGCAAGGGCTGATTGGAGGAGAGATCATCAGCTGTGCCGAATATTCTGCTAGGGAAGAATACATTGGGCAAGACCTCTCCCAAAGGGAAGCCTGCATTGGCCAAGACATAACGAGAGAGAATGGCAGCAGACTCTCAGGACGCTCCAGTGCAGAAGATCATAGCTGTGAGGAGCTTGTGCAGGAGAACTGTGAAGATGAGAGTGACCATGGCATCGGGACTAAGGCTTCCTTCTTCccagaggaagaagagagggaTGACATGAGCATCCTAGAGCTGCATCCAGAAGACCAAGAACTAAACTGGAGAATTTTTGCAGCAGACGggctcccagtgcccatccctcaTGAGGCCTGGGTTGAGGAGCAGGAaccacagctgcacagcccagggcccctCCGTGCCTCACTCATGCCCGTGAAAGGCCAACTCCCTGTGGGACATGGGGCTTCTCTTCCCTTCACGAAGCCagaggcagggagagagagcCGGGTGcctgccccacacagcccctggcctgGCCAGCTGGGAGCTCAGTCCTGCCACGGGCAGCTGGCTCCCTTTAGGAAACGTCCGTCCCgcttcaggcgggcgctgcgggcgctgcaggggctgttcctctgtccctgcctgaggccacGGCCAGAGGAGTGA